In Candidatus Schekmanbacteria bacterium RIFCSPLOWO2_02_FULL_38_14, the sequence TAATTCTAAAATGTCTCCCTACCTTCAAAAGGTTTATATCATTTAACCTGACATTTTCCTGATGCTCAAAAAGGTCTTTAAGCCTTCTTGAAAAATTCACATCAGTCAGAAGACATCCGCCTCCCGGACAGGGATAATCTCCTACATCCAGCTCTCCGGCGAGAAACATCTGTTCCTTTCTTGACCTTCCGCTTATTCTGAGAAGCTTTTCCCTGTCAACCATCCCTTCTTTTTCAGGAACAGTTGTTTCAAAGAGCTTGGCAGAAAGGGGCCTGAGGACATACCCCTTCAACCCGCTTTCCTTGTCGATTAAATTAAGAGTATCCCTCCTTTGGGACATTGGTCTTTGCTCAAGCACCTCTCCTGTTATAATAAAAGATGCTCCTATCTCCTCCATATACTCCTTAGCCTTTTTGTGCATGAAAATCCTGCAGTCAATGCATGGATTCATGTTTCTTCCATAACCATGTTTTGGTTTTCTTACAATATCAATATATTCCATTCCCAACGATATAATTTTTATCTCTACCCCAAACTCCTCTGCAACCCTTTTTGCTTCGTTCCTGCAGCTTTTTCTCCTTGAAGAACAGCAGCAAAAAGGAGTAACAAAATTTAAACAGTGGACATCAATCCCCTGCTCAACCATCATCTTGACAGCAAGGGTGCTGTCAAGTCCTCCTGATAAAAGAGCAATTGCCTTTACTGCCAAATCTGTAACCCTCCTTTAAAAACTCCAATAAAATCCAAATGTCAAAATCCAAATATCAAAAAAATGTCAAATTTTTAAATGCAAATAATTATTTTCGTTATTTGAACTTTGTCATTTGACATTAAAAATTAGTTCCCAATCAGTTCTCTTGCAAATCTCCGTGCCCATAAATCAGCCTCAAGGACATCATCAAGTTTGTTGATTTTTTTGTTCCTGTGATTCTTCATTGCAGTTTTCACAACTGCAGGAATTTCTTTGAAAGAGATTTTTTTATTCAGGTAAGCTATTACTGCTTCTTCATTTGACGCATTCAGCACAGCGGGCATTGTCCCGCCTTTTTTTCCGGCTTCATATGCCAGGGCAATGCAGGGAAATTTATTAAGGTCCGGTTTAAAAAAAGTAAGTTTTTTCTGTTTCGCAAGGTTTAAGCTTGGCAGAGAATTTGGAAGTCTTTCAGGGTATCCAAGAGCAAGAGAAATCGGTATCCTCATATCAGGAATTCCAAGCTGAGCCACAACAGAACCATCAACATATTCCACCATAGAATGAATTATGCTCTCAGGGTGAACAAGCACATTAATCTTGTCCATATCAATATCAAAAAGCCACTTAGCCTCAATAGCCTCAAGTCCCTTGTTCATCATATTTGCGCAGTCTATTGTGATTTTTTTCCCCATCTTCCAGTTTGGATGCTTCAGCGCCTGCTCAGGTGTTACATTCTCCATCACCCTTTTCGGAGTATTAAAAAATGGCCCTCCGGAAGCTGTAAGTATTACTCTTTTTATATCCTCCTTTCTGTGACCCTCGATTGACTGGAATATAGCACTGTGTTCGCTGTCTATTGGAAGGATTTTAACCTTTTTCTTTTTAGCCTCTCTAGTGATTAAATCTCCGCCAATTACCATCGATTCTTTGTTTGCGAGAGCAACATCTTTTCCTGCTTTTATCCCGTAGTAAGTCGGGATTAAACCAACCGCTCCGACAATTGCTGATACAATCAGGTCAACTTCAGGATTTTCAGCAATTCTGTTCAACCCCTCAACTCCTGAAAATATTTTTCCGTTGCGGATTTTTTTCTTCAGTTTTTCTGCCATCTCATCATCATACAGCGCAACTTCTTTTGGCTTGAAGGTTTTAATCTGCCTTTCAAAAAGTGAGATATTTCTGTTTGCGCCAAGACCTATGACTTCAAATTTTTCAGGAAACCTTGAAATCACATCAAGGACATTTACTCCAATAGAACCGGTAGAGCCTAAGATGGATACTCTTTTTTTCTTTCTCGTCACTTATTGCTTCTCCTACCTCTGTGCTTTGCCACAAATTGATATAACCAAAGACAGATAAGTTCAAATGTCAAAATCCAAATGTCAAATCAATACCAAAATTCAAATGTTCAAAATTCAAAAAAGTTCTTTGACTTCCTTTAATACCATTTTGAATTTCGGATTTAGGATTTCTTTTGAACTTTGAGCTTCGGCATTTGACATTAAACTATATTTTCCCTTTCTTAAACAATCCCTGCCTTTTGGGCAATGGTCAGTGTTCTTTTTGCTGTTTCAACATGAAGCCTTTCAACAAGCTGTCCGTCAACAACTGTTGCGCCAATTCCCTTAGCCTCAGCCTCTTTGAAAGCCTCTATTGCCTTTTTTGCAAATTCAACATCTTCCTTTGTTGGTGTGAAAATCTCATTGACCGGCTTAATCTGCGCAGGATGGATAACAGATTTTCCGTCATATCCCATATTCCGCACTATCTTTGTATGGTAGATTAGTCCCTCTTCATCCTTGACATTAAAGTAAGGGGAATCAATTGCATCTATGCCTGCGATTCTTGCTGCAATAACCATCCTGTTCAGAGGATATATGAGTTCAAGGCGCTCTTTTGTTATCTTTCCCCTTGTTTCCTTTGTATAGTCGGCAGCGCCAAAGAGCATTGCCTTTAGCCTCTTGCTGCTTGATGCAATACCCTCTATATTTACTATTGCAAGAGGAGTCTCTATCATTGCAAGGAGATAAATTTTATCCTTATCAATTCCGCATTCTTTTTCAGCAACATCAACCAGAGCCTCAACCTCCTTTACATCTTCAGCGCTGTTAACCTTTGGAATAACCAACCCGTCAGGTTTTGCTCCAACAACAGCCTTGATGTCATCCCTGCCAAAAGGAGTCGATATGGCATTTATTCTTACATTCCTTTCCTTATCTCCAAAATCCAAACTCTTCAAAGCGCTGACAACCGTTTTTCTGGCAGCCTCTTTTTGAGATAAAGCCACAGCATCTTCAAGGTCAATGATAAGCGAATCAGCCTCAAGCCCTTTTGCCTTCTCAAGCATTTTCATGCTTGAACCCGGAATATACAGCATACTTCTCCGTAATCTCTCCACTTTAAAACCCTCCACAAAAATTTATAAATATTATTCAAAAACCATTAATGACAGAATCATCTTTTAATTTATACCGCTTTTTAAGATATTTAAAAACTGATTTCAAGAAAAATATAGGAAGTTAGTCTCCTGAAAACCCTTTTCCTCCAAAAAAAAGTTGACGGGACAGAATGAGAGTGGTATTTCAAAGGGAAATTTATCGAATTTGTAACCAATGGAAAAACTTTATGCTTGATTTAAAATATTTAAGAGAAAACTTCGATTCTGGCAAAAGGGAAATTGAAAAGAGAGGAAACTGTCCTGCCCTTGACGAGTTTATTAAAGTTGACCATCAGCGAAGAACTATTCTTCAGGAAGTCGAAGGGTTAAAGTTCATCAGGAACAAGACCTCTGATTTTATTGGAAAGCTTAAAAAGGAAGGGCAGAATGCTGAAGAACATATAAAAGGGATGAAAGATGTTTCAGACAAGATAAAGAGGATGGATGATGAGCTGAAGTTAATTGAAGAAAAGGAAAACAATCTCCTTTTAAATATACCAAACATTCCTCATCAGTCAGTTCCTTTTGGAAAAAGCTCAGATGAAAACACCGAGATTCGTAAATGGGGAGAAAAACCTGTATTCAAATTCAAGCCAAAAGACCATCAGGAGATTGGTACAAATCTTGAAATACTCGATTTTGAAAGGAGTGCAAAGATAAGCGGTTCAAGGTTTTGCCTTTACAGAAAATCAGGAGCTCTCCTTGAAAGAGCATTAATGAACTTTATGCTTGACTTGCACACTAAAGAAAACAATTATATAGAAGTTTTACCTCCCTTTCTGGTAAACCCTGACAGCATGAGGGGAACAGGTCAGCTTCCTAAATTCGAAGAGGACCTGTTCAAGATAGAAGGCGGAAATTATTACCTTATTCCAACTGCTGAAGTCCCTGTTACAAACATTCACAGAAATGAGATTTTAAGAGAGGAAGAGCTTCCTTTATATTATACAGCATTTACTCCCTGCTTCAGGAGGGAAGCAGGAACATACGGAAAGGAAACAAAAGGCCTGATAAGGCAGCATCAGTTTAACAAGGTTGAGTTGGTAAAGATTGTAAAACCTGAAGGCTCTTACGATGAACTTGAAAGACTTACTAATGACGCTGAAAAAGTCCTTCAGCGCCTGAATTTGCATTACAGGGTTATTTCACTTTGTGCTGGTGACCTCGGATTTTCATCAGCAAAGACTTATGACATTGAGGTGTGGCTACCTTCAGAGTCAAAATATGTTGAAATATCATCCTGCAGTAACTTCGAGGATTTTCAGGCAAGGCGTGCAGAAATCAAATACCGGAAAAAGGACAACAACAAGGTTGAATTTGTTTATACGCTCAACGGTTCAGGGCTTGCAATTGGAAGAACAGTTGTTGCAATCATTGAAAATTATCAGGAAGAAGACGGCTCAGTAAATATTCCTGAAACCCTGATTTCATATATGGGAGGAATTAAAAAAATCAGCAGGCAATAGGAAATAGATTGTATATTTAAAAGAAAGCTTTTATTTTTCATTATAAATGCTCAAACTGACAGCTATTGGCTATGAGCTATCAGTATTCGCCGAAGGCGAATCCAGGAGGGATGGCCGAGTGGTTGAAGGCGGCGGTCTTGAAAACCGTTTCCCGGTAATCCCGGGACGTGGGTTCGAATCCTACTCCCTCCGTTAAAACTAACTTATGACTTATAACCTATGACTGATAACTATCAGGGATTATGGAATTGTTCAGATTTTTGGGATGGCAGGTTTATAAAGATGCAAAAGAACTATTCCAACTTGTGTACAAGGTTGTTTCAAAACTCCCAAAGGATATAAGATTTGAACTGGGTAGCCAAATAATCAGGTCTTCTTTTTCTGTCATACTAAATATTGCTGAAGGTAGCGGAAAGAATTCAGACAAAGATCTAAATAGATATTTAGATATTTCTATTGGCTCATTAAGTGAAACAGTGGCAGGAATGGATGTTCTCCATGATAACCATTTTATAAATAAAGAGGATTTTAATCTGGTAGCTAAAAGTGCTGAGAGTATTTCTAAACAATTGGGCGGGTTTAAGAAAAAATTATAAAATCATAGACAACTGACATTTTTCATTATAAGTCATCAGTCAAAAGTTATTTGTTATAGGTTATCCATCATGGGTCATAAATTAGGTTATTAGTTATTAGTTATAGGTTAATGTTTGGAGAGGTGGCCGAGCTGGCTGAAGGCAAGCGCCTGCTAAGCGTTTGTACTGGGAGACCGGTACCCAGGGTTCGAATCCCTGCCTCTCCGTTTAAAACTAACCTGTAACTTATAACTTATGACTAATGACTCTTAAATTATAGTCAAATAGTTATAGGTTATCAGTTATAAGTTAGTTATAAGTTATTGGTTATCTGTTATTGGAGTTTTTAAGGTAGGTCTGGAGAACCTTGTGGTTTCCATTTTTTGATTCAAGAAACTCAATCCCTATAATATATTTAATTCTTCCCTCTTCCTTAATATCTACAACCCATCTCGGTTTCCCAAAGGCTTTTACGTTTTTGAAATGAGGGAATAAATCTATTTCCATCCCTAGAAGTTCCTTGTCCTCTTTGAAAGGAGTTTTAATTGGTGCTATTCCTGTTTTAATACATATTCCTCCATCTGAAATGTCTTTGGATACACCCTCTGCGAGTTCTGAGGCATTCCTTTCCTTATCAATATTTTTTCCTTTTATAACCCAATACCTGAGAGGGAGGTCAACTGACATTCTCTCCATTTTTCTCTTTTCAGAAAATGGCATAATATCTCCATTTATCTGGAAATTATTCCTTACTTAATTTAAATTTTTACAACGTAACTATATCTTATCTATATTTTAAATATCAATAAAATTTTAATAGAATTTTAATTCATCCTTATAAATCAATATCATTGACATTATCTTATTTGAAATCTATTGTGATAAAAATTTTAAGTTTTTTGAATAATTATGTTCTGGCGCTTTAATTATTTTAAATCTTTTTCAAAATTATTTTTTACTTGCATTGCAGTCTCATCTTTTTTATTTTTTGGCAAAACCATTCATCCCTCATTCTCTGACGACTCTCTGTTTAGTTTCAAAAAATTTGTAATGGGGGTTGAAGTTGAACTTATATTAAGAGACAGCAATGAAAGCCACGCCCAGAAAGCATCTGAATCTGCCTTTGCAGAGATGACAAGACTTGACGGAATCCTGAGCAACTGGAAGGAGAACAGCGAAATATCAGAAATTAACCGTTCACAGGAAGGAAAATGGGTTCCTGTTTCAAAAGAACTCTTTGAAGTCATCTCCAAGGGCATGGATGTTTCTAAATCTACAGGAGGTGCTTTTGATATCACAGTTGGGAGACTCCTGCACCTGTGGGGATTCTATACCAGTTCTCCTCAAAAACCATTAAAAGAAGAAATAGATAAAGCCCTGAACTCTGTTGGTTATAAACTGATAGAGCTTGACACTGAAAAACATTCACTGTTTTTCAAAAAACCCGGACTGGAAATTGACCTTGGAGGAATTGCAAAGGGGTATATTATTGAAAAAGGGTTTGATGTGCTTAAAACCTTTGGTATTAAAGCTGGACTTATAAATGGAAGCGGAGACATTTATGTATGGGGGAAAAAAAGCGGTGATAAACTCTGGAACATTGCTGTTGAAGACCCGCTTGACAGGGAAAAACCTTTAACAATTCTTCCTGTAACAGACACCGCAATATTCACCTCAGGAGATTATGAGAGAAGGTTTGTTGAAGAAGATGGTGTCTTCCATCATATTCTTGACCCTAAGACAGGAATGCCTGCAGGCAAATGCCGCGGTGTTACTGTTATAGGCAAGAGTATTAATAGTGTAAACGGTCTGTCTTCTGCTGTTTTTGCACTGGGCCCTGAAAAAGGGATTTCATTCATAGAAAAACTTAATGATGCGGAGGCTGTTGTCTTTGATGCTGATGGGAAGGTTATTCTGAGCAAAGGATTCAAAAAGAGGTACCCGGATGCCCGTCTGAGCAGATAGGCATATAAATAAAATTCTAAATCCTAAATCCTAAATAATGTCAAAATACAAGATTGAAATGTTTTAAACTGTTGCCGGTACTTTTCTTCTTTTTTTTATCTGTTAGTT encodes:
- a CDS encoding 1-deoxy-D-xylulose-5-phosphate reductoisomerase; translation: MTRKKKRVSILGSTGSIGVNVLDVISRFPEKFEVIGLGANRNISLFERQIKTFKPKEVALYDDEMAEKLKKKIRNGKIFSGVEGLNRIAENPEVDLIVSAIVGAVGLIPTYYGIKAGKDVALANKESMVIGGDLITREAKKKKVKILPIDSEHSAIFQSIEGHRKEDIKRVILTASGGPFFNTPKRVMENVTPEQALKHPNWKMGKKITIDCANMMNKGLEAIEAKWLFDIDMDKINVLVHPESIIHSMVEYVDGSVVAQLGIPDMRIPISLALGYPERLPNSLPSLNLAKQKKLTFFKPDLNKFPCIALAYEAGKKGGTMPAVLNASNEEAVIAYLNKKISFKEIPAVVKTAMKNHRNKKINKLDDVLEADLWARRFARELIGN
- a CDS encoding serine--tRNA ligase — its product is MLDLKYLRENFDSGKREIEKRGNCPALDEFIKVDHQRRTILQEVEGLKFIRNKTSDFIGKLKKEGQNAEEHIKGMKDVSDKIKRMDDELKLIEEKENNLLLNIPNIPHQSVPFGKSSDENTEIRKWGEKPVFKFKPKDHQEIGTNLEILDFERSAKISGSRFCLYRKSGALLERALMNFMLDLHTKENNYIEVLPPFLVNPDSMRGTGQLPKFEEDLFKIEGGNYYLIPTAEVPVTNIHRNEILREEELPLYYTAFTPCFRREAGTYGKETKGLIRQHQFNKVELVKIVKPEGSYDELERLTNDAEKVLQRLNLHYRVISLCAGDLGFSSAKTYDIEVWLPSESKYVEISSCSNFEDFQARRAEIKYRKKDNNKVEFVYTLNGSGLAIGRTVVAIIENYQEEDGSVNIPETLISYMGGIKKISRQ